The nucleotide sequence CCGTCCAGGAGGGAGATCGCGAGGCCGTCGAGAGATTTCTGGCCTCCGGAGCCGATGTGAATGCCTCCGGCCCAGATGGGTGGACGCCACTGATGGCAGCAGTGGTGACAGGCCAGGTGGAACTGGTCCGGAGGCTGCTCAATGCTGGTGCTCGCGTCAATGCTCAGGCCCGGGATGGTTCGACGGCGCTGATGAAAGCAGCGCTGTGGGGACAGACCGAGGTTGTCCAGCTCTTACTCGACGCCGGCGCCGATGCCACTATCCAGGATGCTGAAGGCTGGACCGCGCTAAAGCTCGCCGAGAGTACGGGTCATGCTCAAATTGCGCGGTTACTCTCGCAGTGAGACTTGCGTTTAACCATCCATTGTCCAACTCTCGGTTTCCAGGCGCTGACCATCAACCTGGACTTGAAACTGACGGGACTTGAAACTTGGACGACTGCTGGGGAAAGACGAATGGAGGATATAGCCATGACAGAGACAAACACCGATATGAAAAGAAGCATGCCGGGAAAAGGGGTGAGTCGAAAACTGTGGGTGCTGCTGATCACAGCCCTGTTCTGCGTCGGCCCGTTGCCGGCGCTGCGGGTGCAAGCAGCGACGATCAACGTCACCAGCACGACTGACCTGATCGCTGACGATGGAGCATGCACTCTGCGCGAGGCGATTCGGAACGCCAACGACACCACCGATGGACAGGCCGACAACGATGACTGCACCAGCGGAGATCCTGCCGGAGCCGACATCATTGTACTCGACAGTACCCAGGTCTACATGCTGAGTCTGGATATGGCAACAGGGGACGAGAACTCCACTGCTCAGGAAGACGATCTGGATGTAAAGAGCCAGATTACGATTCGGGGCAATGGGGCGACGATCAAGCGTAACTCAACGCAGTGCGACCTAGATGGCGTTCAAGAGATAAGCGAATTCCGCATCTTCCAGGTTCACGGTACAGGCGATCTCACGCTGGAAAACGTGACTGTCGAAAACGGATGCGCCGAGGGTTCCATTGGCGGCGGGATCGTCAATCAAGGCAAACTGAGTGTCACGGACAGCACGATCTCTGGCAATCAGGCCTACTCCGATGGCGGCGGGATCTTCAACGATGCTAACCGCCAGATGACAATAACCCGTAGCAAGATCTCGAACAATCTTGCAGATGATGACGGCGGGGGGATGTTCAATAATTCGGGCGGGACGGTGACAATCACCGGCAGCGAGATCAAGTTCAACGAAGCCGATTTCGGCGGGGGCATCTATAACCAGGGCACCCTCGACATCATGGGGAACACCACGATCTCCGACAATCATGTGTTTAATGACGGTGGGGGCATCTACAGCGACTCTGGCATGTTGACGATCACAGACAGCACGGTTGACGACAACAGCGCGGATGGTGACGGTGGCGGCATTTACAATAGCGCTGACCTAGCGATCATGAGCAGCACAATCTCGAACAACAGCGCGGATGGTGACGGTGGCGGCATTTACAATCCCGATGATGACTTAGATATCACGAGCAGCACGATCTCGAGCAATAGTGCGGAATATAAGGGGGGCGGCATCTTCAACGACGACGGCAGCGTGACGATCATAAACAGCACGATAACGATGAATGAAGTCGAACACGAGGACGGCGGCGGAATCTTCAACGATGGAGGAGGCACGTTGAACATCACGGGCAGCATGATCTCAAACAACATGGCAGGCCAGGATGGCGGGGGCATCCTTAATCTCGGTACCTTTCCTCAGCTCATTGACAGCACAATCTCGCAGAACAAAGCCAATCGGGATGGCGGGGGCATCGCCAGTAACGGAGGCTACATAGGGCTTATCAAAAATAGCAGAATCTCGGAGAATCAGGCTGATCAAGATAATGATGAATCCGGATCCGGCGGCGGCATCTCGAATGGCAATGGTGCCAGCGTGGAGATCGAAAACAGCACGATCTCGCTCAATACGGCCGAGGAGGGGGGCGGCATTTTCAACTTTGCCTACAACCCTACCACAAGCAAAATGACCATCAAAACCAGTACGATTTCAGGTAACGAGGCCGGGGGTCCCGGTGGTGGCCTCGGTAACGCCGGTATTTTGACGATCACCAACAGCACGATTTCGGGTAATAAGACCGGCGACGCCGATGGTGGAGGCATTTGGAACGACCTATGGGGTACCGTGAACGCCAGTTTTGTCACCATCGCCGACAATGATGCTGGCACCTCCGGCCAGGGCGGAGGGATATCCAACGACGGCACGGTTAACATCAAGAACTCGATCGTGGGGAACAACGCCGGCTCAACTGAGCCGAATTGCTCGGGCAC is from Blastocatellia bacterium and encodes:
- a CDS encoding ankyrin repeat domain-containing protein is translated as MESHGPPFKGNDSLEAGLMAAVQEGDREAVERFLASGADVNASGPDGWTPLMAAVVTGQVELVRRLLNAGARVNAQARDGSTALMKAALWGQTEVVQLLLDAGADATIQDAEGWTALKLAESTGHAQIARLLSQ
- a CDS encoding choice-of-anchor Q domain-containing protein; amino-acid sequence: MTETNTDMKRSMPGKGVSRKLWVLLITALFCVGPLPALRVQAATINVTSTTDLIADDGACTLREAIRNANDTTDGQADNDDCTSGDPAGADIIVLDSTQVYMLSLDMATGDENSTAQEDDLDVKSQITIRGNGATIKRNSTQCDLDGVQEISEFRIFQVHGTGDLTLENVTVENGCAEGSIGGGIVNQGKLSVTDSTISGNQAYSDGGGIFNDANRQMTITRSKISNNLADDDGGGMFNNSGGTVTITGSEIKFNEADFGGGIYNQGTLDIMGNTTISDNHVFNDGGGIYSDSGMLTITDSTVDDNSADGDGGGIYNSADLAIMSSTISNNSADGDGGGIYNPDDDLDITSSTISSNSAEYKGGGIFNDDGSVTIINSTITMNEVEHEDGGGIFNDGGGTLNITGSMISNNMAGQDGGGILNLGTFPQLIDSTISQNKANRDGGGIASNGGYIGLIKNSRISENQADQDNDESGSGGGISNGNGASVEIENSTISLNTAEEGGGIFNFAYNPTTSKMTIKTSTISGNEAGGPGGGLGNAGILTITNSTISGNKTGDADGGGIWNDLWGTVNASFVTIADNDAGTSGQGGGISNDGTVNIKNSIVGNNAGSTEPNCSGTVTASGRNLATDAATMSCGTMNFDYVASTGTGGLNLGVLANNGGPTLTHALGLGSAAIDAVTECTDLQDPPELVMTDQRGVSRPQGSLCDAGAYEAPPPPPPSSN